One window of the Rhizobiaceae bacterium genome contains the following:
- a CDS encoding NAD(P)/FAD-dependent oxidoreductase yields the protein MIEIATAGKASGWLRDFAAALAANDVEGAVAFFEDDCYWRDLLAFTWNLTTAEGQNAVRAMLAATLRKADPSSWAIVGEPAANGDVLEAWFSFETAVARCEGMMRLRGGKCRTLFTAVTELKGFEEKRGATRPLGVRHKADPDRETWTEAKRRRVATLGFAEQPYAVIIGGGQGGIALGARLKQLGVPAVILEKNERAGDSWRKRYRTLVLHDPVWYDHMPYIPFPEHWPVFTPKDQMGDWLEMYVKVMDLDYWTQSTCTHASYDAGAGEWTVEVERDGEKITLKPKHLIFATGAYGPARMIDLPGREVFKGEILHSSQYSDGARFRGKKVAVVGAASSGHDVSVDLWESGSDVTMIQRSPTTVVKSDTLIELAFDIYSEAAVARGLMTDKADMLSASVPFALMPESQKPLYDRIRERDAAFYEKLSAAGFAIDFGEDETGLMMKAYRTGSGYYIDVGASDLIINGEIKVKSGATIARLTETGIVFDDGSEIEADAVIVCTGYHSMHETVAQLVAREVADRIGPCWGLGSGVRGDPGPWKGEPRNMWKPTAQDALWFHGGNLALSRFYSKYLALQLKARMEGLETPVYGKPE from the coding sequence ATGATCGAAATCGCAACTGCAGGAAAGGCTTCGGGCTGGTTGAGGGATTTCGCCGCCGCGCTGGCGGCAAACGATGTCGAGGGGGCGGTAGCGTTCTTCGAGGACGATTGCTACTGGCGCGATCTCCTGGCCTTCACTTGGAACCTGACGACGGCAGAGGGGCAGAACGCCGTCCGGGCCATGCTTGCGGCGACGCTGAGGAAGGCGGACCCGTCGTCATGGGCGATCGTCGGCGAACCTGCGGCGAATGGCGACGTTTTGGAGGCCTGGTTCAGCTTCGAAACGGCCGTCGCGCGCTGCGAGGGCATGATGCGGCTTCGGGGCGGCAAATGCCGCACCCTTTTTACTGCCGTCACCGAACTCAAGGGGTTTGAGGAAAAGCGGGGCGCGACGCGGCCGCTCGGCGTCCGGCACAAGGCCGACCCGGACCGCGAAACCTGGACGGAGGCGAAGCGCCGTCGCGTGGCGACGCTGGGCTTTGCCGAACAGCCCTATGCCGTCATCATCGGCGGCGGCCAGGGCGGCATCGCCCTCGGCGCGCGGTTGAAGCAGCTCGGCGTGCCGGCCGTCATCCTCGAGAAGAACGAACGGGCAGGCGATTCGTGGCGCAAGCGCTACCGCACGCTCGTGCTGCACGATCCGGTCTGGTACGACCATATGCCATACATTCCGTTCCCTGAGCATTGGCCGGTGTTCACGCCCAAGGACCAGATGGGCGACTGGTTGGAAATGTACGTGAAGGTGATGGACCTCGACTACTGGACGCAGTCTACCTGCACGCATGCGTCCTATGACGCCGGCGCGGGGGAATGGACCGTGGAGGTCGAGCGCGATGGCGAGAAGATCACGCTGAAGCCGAAGCACCTCATCTTCGCCACCGGCGCCTACGGTCCGGCGCGCATGATCGATCTGCCGGGCCGCGAAGTCTTCAAGGGCGAGATCCTGCATTCGAGCCAGTATTCCGACGGCGCGCGCTTCCGTGGGAAGAAGGTCGCCGTAGTCGGGGCCGCCAGCTCCGGCCACGACGTCAGCGTCGATCTCTGGGAGAGCGGGTCGGACGTCACGATGATCCAGCGTTCGCCGACGACGGTGGTGAAATCCGATACGCTGATTGAACTGGCTTTCGATATCTATTCGGAAGCCGCGGTGGCGCGAGGGCTGATGACCGACAAGGCCGACATGCTGTCGGCGTCGGTGCCGTTCGCGCTTATGCCGGAAAGCCAGAAGCCGCTCTACGACAGGATTCGCGAGCGTGACGCGGCGTTCTACGAAAAGCTCTCCGCCGCGGGCTTCGCCATCGATTTCGGCGAGGACGAAACCGGGCTGATGATGAAGGCCTACCGGACCGGTTCCGGCTATTACATCGACGTCGGCGCGTCGGATCTTATCATCAATGGCGAGATCAAGGTGAAGAGCGGCGCGACGATCGCACGGCTGACGGAAACGGGCATCGTGTTCGACGACGGCAGCGAGATCGAGGCCGATGCCGTGATCGTCTGCACCGGCTATCATTCGATGCACGAGACCGTGGCGCAACTGGTGGCGCGCGAGGTTGCGGACAGAATAGGGCCATGCTGGGGGCTGGGTTCCGGCGTTCGCGGCGATCCCGGTCCGTGGAAGGGCGAGCCGCGCAACATGTGGAAACCGACGGCGCAGGATGCGTTGTGGTTCCACGGCGGCAATCTGGCGCTGTCGCGATTCTACTCGAAATATCTGGCGCTGCAGCTCAAGGCGCGCATGGAAGGGCTGGAGACGCCGGTCTACGGGAAACCGGAGTAG
- a CDS encoding ABC transporter ATP-binding protein, with translation MTAGQQKTPKLGINAATKVYHTASGDLQALDNCTFDVATKEIVSIVGPSGCGKTTLLWCMSGLHGLSAGTITLDGKPITGPHPDIGLVFQEANLLPWRNLDANINFPFEIKGTQPDRQWINHLLHRVGLDGFGGKFPRELSGGMQQRASIVRALSLKPSVLLMDEPFGALDSFTRDEMNRLVEEIWLDAPTTIVFITHSIEEAIFLSDRVIVLSPRPGRVAKIYDVPFPRPRSFEIMATKEVFDLTNAIKLDIVGGRVARSRSAEAVQ, from the coding sequence ATGACGGCGGGCCAACAGAAAACCCCCAAGCTCGGCATCAATGCGGCCACCAAGGTCTATCACACCGCATCGGGCGACCTGCAGGCGCTCGACAACTGCACTTTCGACGTCGCGACCAAGGAGATCGTTTCCATCGTCGGCCCCTCCGGCTGCGGCAAGACCACGCTTTTATGGTGCATGTCGGGTCTGCACGGCCTCTCCGCCGGGACGATCACGCTGGACGGCAAGCCGATCACCGGCCCGCATCCCGACATCGGATTGGTCTTTCAGGAAGCGAACCTCCTACCCTGGCGCAATCTGGACGCCAACATAAATTTCCCTTTCGAGATCAAGGGCACACAGCCGGACCGGCAGTGGATAAACCATCTGCTGCACCGCGTCGGCCTGGACGGCTTCGGCGGCAAGTTCCCGCGCGAACTTTCCGGCGGCATGCAGCAGCGCGCCTCGATCGTCCGCGCGCTGTCGCTGAAACCCTCCGTTCTTCTGATGGACGAGCCTTTCGGCGCGCTGGACAGCTTTACGCGCGACGAGATGAACCGTCTGGTGGAGGAGATCTGGCTGGATGCGCCGACGACCATCGTCTTCATCACCCACTCGATTGAGGAGGCGATTTTCCTCTCCGATCGCGTGATCGTGCTTTCGCCTCGTCCCGGCCGCGTCGCAAAGATCTACGACGTGCCGTTCCCGCGCCCACGATCATTTGAAATCATGGCGACCAAGGAAGTGTTTGACCTCACCAACGCCATCAAGTTGGATATCGTCGGCGGTCGCGTCGCCAGGTCGCGCTCCGCCGAAGCCGTGCAGTAA
- a CDS encoding ABC transporter permease: MSQSDAIPEFSKSKSGEGGEVSLTNLSAFSGGIGIKSGAEIIAILAVAVCIIGGAEFALRFFEVPHYIMPPPSEIAWALVDEFPLIAPHLGYTLVELFSGFAIGSIIGLILAAVITQFPFAEKIVAPYILLLVTTPMLALVPLLILRFGFGYTPRIIAVALAAGPMVMINAATGFRRVDSAKIALARSYGASTLQIFWKIRAPMALPMILVGLMIGAIFGLLTAVGAEMVGGGFGLGNRLTSYSSMIQMPQFFAVVLLLSILGILIYVLFFFIGKKWASWEA, from the coding sequence GTGAGCCAGAGCGATGCCATCCCCGAATTCAGCAAGTCGAAGTCCGGCGAGGGCGGCGAGGTCTCGCTGACGAACCTTTCCGCCTTCTCCGGCGGCATCGGCATAAAGTCCGGAGCCGAGATCATTGCCATTCTCGCGGTCGCCGTCTGCATCATCGGCGGCGCCGAATTTGCGCTCCGCTTCTTCGAGGTGCCGCACTACATCATGCCGCCGCCCAGCGAGATCGCCTGGGCGCTCGTCGACGAGTTCCCCCTGATCGCCCCGCATCTCGGCTACACGCTGGTGGAATTGTTCTCGGGCTTCGCCATAGGCTCGATCATCGGTCTCATTCTGGCGGCCGTCATCACGCAGTTCCCTTTCGCCGAAAAGATCGTCGCGCCCTACATTCTGCTGCTGGTCACGACGCCCATGCTGGCGCTCGTGCCGCTCCTGATCCTGCGTTTCGGCTTCGGCTATACGCCGCGCATCATCGCGGTGGCGCTCGCCGCCGGCCCTATGGTGATGATCAACGCAGCCACCGGCTTCCGCCGCGTCGACAGCGCCAAGATCGCGCTGGCCCGCTCCTATGGCGCGTCCACGCTGCAGATCTTCTGGAAGATCCGCGCCCCCATGGCGTTGCCCATGATACTCGTCGGGCTGATGATCGGCGCGATCTTCGGCCTGCTGACGGCTGTCGGCGCCGAGATGGTCGGCGGCGGCTTCGGTCTCGGCAACCGCCTGACGAGCTATTCGTCCATGATCCAGATGCCGCAGTTCTTCGCGGTCGTGTTGCTGCTCTCGATACTCGGCATTCTGATCTACGTGCTGTTTTTCTTCATCGGGAAGAAGTGGGCAAGCTGGGAGGCCTGA
- a CDS encoding ABC transporter substrate-binding protein, whose translation MNKMTSTPMSRRTFLQVTGAGIVTATALGGSSLRASAAGYEKFTWISPRGTLEVLDDYPYWIAKKMGYFGDLNTAMEPGPSDGTATVKFVDVGQADMGFPSPGIFSFAIQNGMKLKSVFHMGARDTFSFAFRKGEGMADLKGLEGKTILLGSAAWQAITDPMLAAQGVDVTKVKYVEAGWPTWGTALAGGQGDAALSWEGLRAEWIATGLKFDYWLGVQKSKLPANTFIVRAADLEDADKKAFLEQYLRGWAMGLEFGHQNPRAAVEAVFEQFPAFAKNTGPELGTTSLLQQDNVFRGDMDKREGWGSHDMSSWQSFFDLTLQLGQIKEAVKAEDVCTNELIKGANDFDKAKVKADADGYKLSDEFAKIDVENVRAHMFDDAV comes from the coding sequence ATGAACAAAATGACGTCCACGCCGATGAGCCGGCGTACTTTCCTGCAGGTGACCGGTGCCGGCATCGTGACCGCAACCGCGCTCGGCGGCTCGTCGCTGCGCGCGAGCGCTGCCGGCTATGAAAAGTTCACCTGGATCTCGCCGCGCGGCACGCTCGAAGTGCTCGACGACTATCCCTACTGGATCGCCAAGAAGATGGGCTATTTCGGCGACCTGAACACGGCGATGGAGCCCGGCCCGTCCGACGGCACCGCGACCGTCAAGTTCGTCGATGTCGGCCAGGCCGATATGGGCTTCCCGTCTCCCGGCATCTTCTCCTTCGCCATCCAGAACGGCATGAAGCTGAAGTCGGTGTTCCATATGGGTGCCCGCGACACCTTCTCCTTCGCCTTCCGCAAGGGTGAGGGCATGGCCGATCTCAAGGGCCTCGAGGGCAAGACGATACTGCTCGGCTCCGCCGCGTGGCAGGCGATCACCGATCCGATGCTGGCCGCGCAGGGTGTCGATGTCACCAAGGTGAAATATGTCGAGGCGGGCTGGCCGACCTGGGGCACAGCCCTTGCCGGCGGTCAGGGCGACGCCGCGCTGTCGTGGGAAGGCCTGCGCGCAGAATGGATCGCGACCGGGCTGAAGTTCGACTACTGGCTGGGCGTGCAGAAATCGAAGCTGCCGGCCAACACTTTCATTGTGCGCGCGGCGGATCTGGAAGATGCCGACAAGAAGGCGTTTCTGGAGCAATATCTGCGCGGCTGGGCGATGGGCCTCGAATTCGGACATCAGAACCCGCGCGCCGCGGTCGAGGCCGTGTTCGAGCAGTTTCCGGCCTTCGCCAAGAACACCGGCCCGGAACTCGGCACCACCTCGCTTCTGCAACAGGACAATGTGTTCCGCGGCGACATGGACAAGCGCGAAGGCTGGGGCTCGCACGACATGTCGAGCTGGCAGAGCTTCTTCGACCTGACCCTGCAGCTCGGGCAGATCAAGGAGGCGGTTAAGGCGGAGGACGTCTGCACCAACGAGTTGATCAAGGGCGCCAACGACTTCGACAAGGCCAAGGTCAAGGCAGACGCCGACGGCTACAAGCTGTCGGACGAGTTCGCCAAGATCGACGTGGAGAATGTCCGCGCGCACATGTTCGACGACGCGGTATGA
- a CDS encoding Gfo/Idh/MocA family oxidoreductase → MPDKVRILVVGLGNMGASHASAYHRNPGFEIVGLMSRSIKSKKIPDELKGYPLFEDFDEALKATKPDAVSINSWPNTHAEYALKVIEANCHVFMEKPIATNIEDAEKVVAAARARNRKLVLGYILRVHPSWVKFIEVGKTLGKPLVMRLNLNQQSSGPAWHWHKNLIDSLIPIVDCGVHYVDVMCQLTGAKPVRVHGIGAKLWAEADKDNYGHLHVTFDDGSVGWYEAGWGPMMSEVAFFVKDVVGPKGAVSIVANQGGTVEDTDKLSDSADIDKHTKTDAIKIHHAAVDKDKNWAKPDEIMSMTDEPGHQELCDREQAFFLKAIREDLDLSESMDAAVNSLRIVLAAEESIQKKKAIELA, encoded by the coding sequence TTGCCGGACAAAGTCAGAATCCTCGTCGTCGGCCTCGGCAATATGGGCGCGTCCCATGCCAGCGCCTATCATCGCAATCCGGGCTTCGAGATCGTCGGCCTCATGAGCCGTTCGATCAAGTCGAAGAAAATCCCGGATGAACTGAAGGGCTACCCGCTATTCGAGGATTTCGACGAAGCGCTGAAAGCGACGAAGCCGGATGCGGTGTCGATCAATTCGTGGCCGAACACGCATGCCGAATATGCGCTGAAGGTGATCGAGGCGAACTGCCACGTCTTCATGGAAAAGCCGATCGCCACCAATATCGAGGATGCCGAGAAGGTGGTCGCCGCCGCGCGCGCCAGGAATCGGAAGCTGGTGCTGGGCTACATCCTGCGCGTCCATCCCTCATGGGTGAAATTCATAGAAGTGGGCAAGACGCTCGGCAAGCCGCTCGTCATGCGCCTCAATCTCAACCAGCAGTCCAGCGGTCCAGCCTGGCACTGGCACAAGAATCTGATCGACTCGCTGATCCCGATCGTCGATTGCGGCGTCCATTATGTCGACGTCATGTGCCAGCTGACCGGCGCCAAGCCGGTTCGCGTGCATGGCATCGGCGCAAAGCTCTGGGCGGAAGCCGACAAGGACAATTACGGTCACCTGCATGTGACCTTTGACGACGGCTCGGTCGGCTGGTACGAAGCCGGCTGGGGACCGATGATGAGCGAGGTCGCCTTCTTCGTGAAGGATGTCGTCGGCCCCAAGGGCGCGGTGTCGATCGTCGCCAACCAGGGCGGAACCGTGGAGGACACGGACAAGCTCTCCGACTCGGCCGACATCGACAAGCACACCAAGACCGACGCCATCAAGATCCATCACGCGGCGGTCGACAAGGACAAGAACTGGGCGAAGCCGGACGAGATCATGTCCATGACCGACGAGCCCGGCCATCAGGAGCTTTGCGACCGCGAGCAGGCTTTCTTCCTCAAGGCGATCCGGGAGGATCTCGATCTCTCCGAATCCATGGATGCCGCCGTCAACAGCCTGCGCATCGTGCTTGCGGCGGAGGAGTCGATCCAGAAGAAGAAGGCGATCGAGCTGGCCTAG
- a CDS encoding amidase, with protein MAITDSLLKTYANADGLELGGMVNRGDVSPGELVECAVTVIERLNPSLNAVIHKLYDMGRKAAETVDRSAPFAGVPYLLKELASSWEGAPTTNSSYYLKDLVATFDGEAVKRTKAAGFLLVGKSNAPENGWSITTEPKMYGATNNPWREGITPGGSSGGTAAAVASRMVPLGEASDGAGSIRVPASCCGVVGLKPSRGRVTLSPSVDFWYGGAYFFCNSRTVRDTAAYLDAQAGALPGEPYTPPIPTESWLELARRTPKKLRVGYSVTPPNSTEIDPEVKAAVLATVSTLEGLGHTVEEHDMPLDGNAAWKTYTRMCTVETAVVFDFLAQFVGRKVTEKDVEPVTWAVIQRGRSLSATDHASDIEALRQLSRAVATDLNAYDIFVTPTLTQLPRPLGFYDMSMTDLDAYNGLWTDATFQFPFNFSGLPAISLPLGQSRDGIPVGVQLVGRYGDEATVLAASAQLEQAMPWKDRRPAISA; from the coding sequence ATGGCTATCACCGACAGCCTGTTGAAAACCTATGCCAATGCCGATGGGCTCGAACTCGGCGGCATGGTGAACCGCGGCGATGTCTCGCCAGGCGAGTTGGTGGAATGTGCCGTCACGGTGATCGAGCGCCTCAACCCGAGCCTCAACGCGGTCATCCATAAGCTCTACGACATGGGCCGAAAGGCGGCGGAGACGGTCGACAGATCCGCGCCCTTCGCCGGCGTGCCCTATCTCCTCAAGGAACTCGCTTCCTCCTGGGAAGGCGCGCCGACCACGAACTCCTCCTACTACCTGAAGGACCTTGTCGCCACCTTCGACGGCGAGGCGGTCAAGCGCACCAAGGCGGCCGGCTTTCTGCTTGTCGGCAAGTCGAACGCGCCCGAAAACGGCTGGTCGATCACCACCGAACCGAAGATGTACGGCGCCACGAACAATCCGTGGAGGGAAGGCATCACGCCCGGCGGCTCCAGCGGCGGCACTGCGGCGGCCGTGGCGTCCCGCATGGTCCCGCTCGGCGAGGCGAGTGACGGCGCCGGCTCGATCCGCGTGCCCGCCTCCTGCTGCGGCGTGGTCGGCCTGAAACCCTCGCGCGGCCGCGTCACGCTCTCGCCGAGCGTCGACTTCTGGTATGGCGGCGCCTATTTCTTCTGCAATTCGCGCACCGTGCGCGATACGGCCGCCTATCTCGATGCGCAGGCCGGCGCCCTTCCCGGCGAACCCTATACACCACCGATACCGACAGAAAGCTGGCTGGAACTAGCGAGGCGGACGCCGAAGAAACTCCGCGTCGGATATAGCGTCACACCGCCGAACAGCACCGAAATCGACCCGGAGGTGAAGGCGGCCGTGCTGGCGACCGTCAGCACCTTGGAGGGTCTCGGCCACACTGTCGAGGAGCATGACATGCCGCTCGACGGCAATGCCGCCTGGAAGACCTACACGCGCATGTGCACGGTCGAAACCGCCGTCGTATTCGATTTCCTCGCACAGTTCGTGGGGCGGAAAGTCACCGAGAAGGATGTCGAGCCGGTCACCTGGGCAGTGATCCAGCGCGGACGCTCGCTCAGCGCGACAGACCACGCCTCCGACATCGAAGCCCTGCGCCAGTTGAGCCGCGCCGTCGCCACCGACCTCAACGCCTACGACATCTTCGTCACGCCGACCCTGACGCAACTGCCGCGCCCGCTCGGCTTTTATGATATGTCGATGACCGACCTCGACGCCTATAACGGCCTCTGGACGGACGCCACCTTCCAGTTTCCCTTCAACTTCTCCGGCTTGCCGGCGATCTCGCTGCCGCTCGGACAGTCGAGGGATGGCATTCCTGTCGGCGTACAACTGGTCGGCCGTTACGGCGACGAGGCGACGGTCCTTGCCGCCTCGGCCCAGTTGGAACAGGCCATGCCGTGGAAGGACAGGCGGCCGGCGATTTCTGCGTGA
- a CDS encoding gluconokinase yields the protein MGVAGCGKSVIGAGVAARLGCRFIEGDQLHPPENVERMASGLPLTDELRAGWLNRIGGELAASVSRGEGAIAACSALKRIYRDRLRGFVPDILFVYPDIDPETARQRVAGRKGHFMPASLVDSQFATLEPPHADEYALTLDGKLPVETLVEHVASRLRSTVG from the coding sequence ATGGGCGTGGCCGGTTGCGGCAAGTCGGTGATCGGAGCGGGGGTCGCCGCACGACTGGGCTGCCGCTTCATCGAGGGCGACCAGTTGCACCCGCCGGAAAATGTGGAGCGCATGGCGAGCGGGTTGCCGTTGACCGACGAGCTGCGAGCCGGATGGCTGAACAGGATCGGCGGAGAGCTCGCTGCCTCGGTCTCGCGGGGCGAGGGCGCCATCGCGGCATGCTCCGCGCTGAAGCGGATCTACAGGGATCGCCTGCGGGGATTCGTGCCTGACATCCTGTTCGTCTATCCTGACATCGATCCGGAAACTGCCCGGCAAAGGGTAGCGGGCCGCAAGGGACATTTCATGCCTGCCAGCCTCGTCGACAGCCAGTTCGCGACGCTGGAACCGCCGCATGCGGACGAGTACGCCTTGACGCTCGACGGGAAGCTGCCCGTGGAGACGCTGGTGGAGCATGTGGCGAGCAGACTGCGTTCAACGGTGGGCTGA
- a CDS encoding ABC transporter permease, with product MTEMTSGSVAERMPKFLRRFDPAVTTAFACILVLLIVGSIYSTSFLSPEYLLQQLKVASFLGVIATGMMLVILLGQIDLSVPWVVSAGAMMACAAAAYGPLGAALAIPFGVFCGVLFGLLNGIGVAYLRIPSMIITLATNAVAQGLMVVYTGGFSPQDSATGAMRWLATGSLIPGVPNAVIVWAVVGAVMVFTLMRTAFGRSVYAIGNRERAAYLSGINTRRIVLIAFAVSGGLSAFGGVLLAGYASKAAQSMGDAYLLPAIAAVVLGGTSILGGRGSYLGTVAGVILITLLQSILSVMQMPEAGRQITYGIVIVAMLLLYGRAPATR from the coding sequence ATGACCGAGATGACGAGCGGCAGCGTGGCCGAGCGCATGCCGAAATTCCTGCGCCGCTTCGATCCGGCGGTGACGACGGCTTTCGCCTGCATTCTCGTGCTGCTGATCGTCGGCAGCATCTATTCGACCAGCTTCCTGTCGCCCGAATACCTGCTGCAGCAGCTCAAGGTGGCGTCGTTCCTCGGCGTCATCGCGACGGGCATGATGCTGGTCATCCTGCTTGGCCAGATCGACCTCTCCGTGCCGTGGGTGGTGTCCGCCGGCGCGATGATGGCGTGCGCGGCCGCTGCCTACGGGCCGCTGGGCGCGGCGCTGGCGATCCCTTTCGGCGTGTTCTGCGGCGTGCTGTTCGGCTTGCTGAACGGCATAGGCGTCGCCTATCTGCGCATCCCGTCCATGATTATCACGCTGGCGACGAACGCGGTGGCGCAGGGCCTTATGGTGGTCTACACCGGCGGCTTCTCGCCGCAGGATTCCGCAACGGGGGCGATGCGCTGGCTGGCGACTGGCTCGCTGATTCCCGGCGTGCCGAACGCCGTGATCGTGTGGGCTGTCGTCGGAGCCGTCATGGTGTTCACGCTGATGCGGACGGCTTTCGGACGTTCAGTCTATGCCATCGGGAACCGCGAGCGTGCAGCCTATCTCTCCGGAATCAACACGCGGCGCATCGTGCTCATTGCCTTCGCGGTGTCCGGCGGCCTCAGCGCTTTCGGCGGCGTGCTGCTGGCCGGCTACGCGTCGAAGGCGGCGCAGTCAATGGGCGACGCTTATCTTCTGCCGGCCATCGCGGCGGTGGTTCTCGGCGGCACCTCGATTCTCGGCGGGCGCGGCTCTTATCTCGGCACGGTGGCTGGCGTGATCCTGATCACGCTGCTGCAATCGATCCTTTCCGTGATGCAGATGCCGGAAGCCGGGCGCCAGATCACCTACGGCATCGTCATCGTGGCCATGCTGCTGCTCTATGGCCGCGCGCCGGCCACGCGTTGA
- a CDS encoding ABC transporter permease, which yields MSEWRYWYAEQKGTLLALGIFLLMFVIYTANHPAGFTANVVQTASNKGVLLAFIAMAQTLVVITAGIDLSVGMIFLLTNCLASWIVVGNPFETTLGVIGVLLVGALCGALNGAIVIYGRLQPIVATIATGAVYFGIALLLRPTPGGSVNEDLADALTTKLFGFLPASLVSLVVVVLLVWVPFSRSVYGRAAYASGSSEVAAYMSGMPIRRGKFMAYTLAGLLAAIGGLFLTFFTYTGEAAYASGNAYTLFSIAAVVLGGVSLFGGKGSVIGAIFGAFAFRTIGDLLFVFDFDALWQPLFQGVVLLLAVSLGAFALFRVRNRLEWFG from the coding sequence ATGAGCGAATGGCGCTACTGGTACGCCGAGCAGAAGGGCACGCTGCTGGCGCTGGGCATCTTCCTGCTCATGTTCGTCATCTACACCGCCAACCATCCGGCGGGCTTCACCGCGAATGTGGTTCAGACCGCCTCCAACAAAGGCGTGCTTCTGGCCTTCATCGCCATGGCGCAGACGCTCGTGGTGATCACCGCCGGCATCGACCTTTCGGTGGGCATGATCTTCCTGCTTACCAATTGCCTGGCGTCGTGGATCGTGGTCGGAAACCCGTTCGAGACGACGCTCGGCGTAATCGGCGTGCTCCTGGTCGGCGCTCTCTGCGGCGCGCTGAACGGCGCGATCGTCATCTACGGCCGGTTGCAGCCGATCGTCGCCACGATCGCCACCGGCGCGGTGTATTTCGGCATCGCTTTGCTGTTGAGGCCGACGCCCGGCGGCTCGGTCAACGAGGACCTTGCGGATGCGCTGACGACGAAGCTGTTCGGCTTCCTGCCCGCCAGCCTCGTGTCGCTGGTCGTCGTGGTGCTCCTCGTCTGGGTGCCGTTCAGCCGCTCGGTCTATGGCCGGGCGGCCTATGCGTCCGGCTCGTCGGAAGTCGCGGCCTACATGTCCGGCATGCCGATCCGGCGCGGCAAGTTCATGGCTTATACGCTTGCCGGCCTGCTGGCGGCGATCGGCGGACTGTTCCTCACCTTCTTCACCTATACGGGCGAGGCGGCCTATGCGAGCGGCAACGCTTACACGCTGTTTTCGATCGCCGCAGTCGTGCTCGGCGGCGTTTCGCTGTTCGGCGGCAAGGGCAGCGTGATCGGAGCGATCTTCGGGGCCTTCGCCTTCCGCACTATCGGCGACCTGTTGTTCGTCTTCGATTTCGACGCGCTGTGGCAGCCGCTCTTCCAGGGCGTGGTGCTGCTGCTGGCCGTCAGCCTCGGCGCCTTCGCGCTCTTCCGCGTGCGCAATCGACTGGAGTGGTTCGGATGA